A region of the Limibacillus halophilus genome:
AAGATACCTCCGGTCCGGCCGTTAACCCGATGATCAAGATCACGAACATCGTTGCCTTGTTGCTGTTGGCTATTCTGGCCCACTGATCTTCACAGGCACGGTCCTAAACATAAGCCCCGGAGAGTCATCTCCGGGGCTTATTTTATGTTCTGTACCGATTTGTTTGGCGGTTGCTACTTGGTGTTCTTGCTGCGGCTGGAGATCGGCTGGCGCCAGAGATTGCCCAGCATCTGCTCAAGGATCGTCAACTCGCGGCCCTCGGTTGGGGTTTCGCGGTCGATCAACTCAACCTCTTGGGCATCTTCAAGCGTATAGAGCTTGGTCTCCTGGACGATCCCAGCCGGTGTAAAGCTTATTGCAAAAACGGAGCGTTCAATTTCTTCGGCCGGGAATACCGATGGTCCTTGTTCGGCTCGCGATCCGATGTAGTACCAAATGTTATCCTGGAATGTGGAAAGCGTCGAAGGGCTGCCCAGCTTGTTGAGAACGTCATTGCGGTTGTCGACTCCAGGGTGAATCTCGGCCAGCACCTCCGGGTCCGGCATATTGCCATGAACCTTGATCTCGTTGCTGCAAGCCCCCAGTAGGAGAACACTCGAAAGCAAGAGGACACGTAGTCTCCTGTTTCTAACGGTTCGGTGGGTCGCAATGGATAGGTGCATCATCGGGTCCGCCATTGTCTGCGCCGTTCACCCAAGGGGTTCATGGCGCCATTTCATGCTACCCATTGATTACCGCCT
Encoded here:
- a CDS encoding outer membrane protein assembly factor BamE, with protein sequence MLSSVLLLGACSNEIKVHGNMPDPEVLAEIHPGVDNRNDVLNKLGSPSTLSTFQDNIWYYIGSRAEQGPSVFPAEEIERSVFAISFTPAGIVQETKLYTLEDAQEVELIDRETPTEGRELTILEQMLGNLWRQPISSRSKNTK